The Polaribacter sp. Q13 sequence TACTTGCCCACCTGCACCATCTTTATCTAATACATCTGTTTTGGCTATAGAATCTGACACTCTGTTTGTCTCTTTAGAAATTTTTAAAGACCTTGTTGCTTTAAAAGGATGAAAAAACACCCATTTTTTAATAGGTGGAGAAAGTTTAAAAAAACTTTTAAAATTAGATTGCCCAAATGTTTGTATCGTAAAAAGTATGATTAAAATAAATAGTGACTTTTTCATTTTAGAAAAATAATGGTTTATAATAAAAAGTAAAAATAATCCTTTTACTTGTAAAGTATTTCTAACAATTCTACAGAAAAGATAGATAGGTTCAGAAACTAACTTTAATGACGTAATTTTCGTTATAAAAACGTTTAATATACAGACTATTACCTTATCCTTTTAATACTGGAAGTATTACCGTTAAAAATAATTTTTTCATCTATCTTTTTACCTAATAATATTTTACCGATTGGAGATGAAACAGATACTGCAAAAAACACCTTATTAGCAACTATAAGTTTCCCCGCAGAAATAGACAAAAAATAATTAACCGAATCCGTTTCGATTACAGTACCTAAATGAGCAACTTTAGAAATTTTAGAAACATCAATTTTAGCCAAAATCTCTTTCATTATAGTAATTCCAGCAAGTTGCTGACCCGCTTTTTCCATTTCTAATTGCAACAT is a genomic window containing:
- a CDS encoding 3-oxoacyl-ACP synthase — encoded protein: MSELKIKEALFKQCETFVNKRLQTVNEIISSNQKALQSETKSSAGDKHETGRAMLQLEMEKAGQQLAGITIMKEILAKIDVSKISKVAHLGTVIETDSVNYFLSISAGKLIVANKVFFAVSVSSPIGKILLGKKIDEKIIFNGNTSSIKRIR